The DNA window TATATCTGCCAGATTCCGGCACAGTGTAAGTTTGTAGCATATTGACAATCTAAAGAACTTTTTATTGTaaacatatataacatgtatagagaTTTGATGACGTATAAAACGTTGGGTAAATGACAATGATGACAAAATATGCCACGTCACcagattatttgttttattgtttcacaACCGTTTGTTATTACTTGTAAACACATAGAGACAACATTTACACTATAAAAATGTtctataaacattaaaataccctttttggtattttttgtatGATTCATAGCACCCCCTCATTTCGATATTTTTAAAGTATGGAAAGCAATTCGTGTCATTATTTACATACATAATTTTTGATACTTGTCGAGTTTTCAACACATTAAAAGCTGTACACACCAGTTTCGACTCGCAGTTATGTTACAAACTTGATATATTGTTAATACTTGTATTTTTATGTGAATGTATGGAACACAATTAGTGTCATAAGccaactttgtatttttgtatgttatGGCAAATCTTTTTGATTGATAGGTTTTATATTgagtttttatttgttctttcaGCTTTTTACCGTTTGATGTTCACGTTCAGTTTGGAGTTATACTTACCTGTCAACATTTGTAATCATTCATTGAGCACCAGCATACCTTTGTTATTCATGCTACATTGTGTTAATAGAGTGgattatatgacaataaataaaacGGTTATCTTTAATGAAGTCCATTATTTAATGCCCGCAAAGAATAGATGGGAGTCATTACAGTAAAAAGACTAAGGAGATTTATTTGGCTAGTGATATAACTTACCCGGCATTCAAGATGGCTGGTATAGAAGACAATATTGACTCTGCGTCAAGTACTACATCCGAGATGATCAACACTGCGGATACCGATAAAAGATTACGCACACTTACAGAGAGTGGTAAAgaactttttgaaaacaaacaaagaaaatttcTGTTAAGAATGCAAATCGTAAAAAGTGACCTTCAGCTTTTAGCAAGAAACATTGAACCGTATTCAAATGAGTTAACATCATTACAGGAGTTAAAAACAGAATTCATGAGTGGAACTGTACGTTATGACACAATTTGTAAAGCATACTTAGATTTTCTTTCGAGGACTAACACTGCTGAAGGCATGGATGAAGTTAATAAACTATCAGGTGAAATGCAAGATTTTACGCAATTTGTGGAAACAGAAAGTAAACGAATGAACACATTCATTAATGAGTTACGTGCTATAGAGAGAGATAATTCCTTAGCTAGCAGAAGTACTAGGAGAAGCCACTCATCCAGAAAAACACATAGTTCCTCCTCTTCATCAGTTCTTGCAAGAGCAAGGGCCAAAGCTGAAGCTGCAAAGGTTAAAGTTCATTTTGCAGAGAAAGAAACTTTATTATTGAAGGAGAAGGCTCTTATAGAAGAGAAAAGGTCGATAGAATCAGCAAAAGTAGAACGCAAGAAGGCCGACATTGAAGCCGATTTAGACCTGCTTTCTCGACAGAAGGAAGCAGCAGCAGTTGAAGCGGAGGCTAATGCTTTGCAAAATGAATGCGATGAAAATATGTCACAAGTGTTGCCTGATCAACCACCGCTTGATTCGAAATCAAAAACTGCCGCatatattaatcatgttcagaAACAAATTAGTTCAATTGAGATCGACAAAGAAAACACTGATGCATTTCATATcgataaagaaaacaaacattcaaCTCATATCGATCAAGAAAACACACATGTTAGTGGAACATTAGACCCACACGCAAACTCGTTCATTCCAAGAAAAAATGTTATTGCAGATACGCATGTGTCAGGCAATCATCCTTATCCGAGTGATAGAACTCTTGCTACTGATTTCACACGTTTCTTGCTAAAACGTGATCTCTTAATGTCAaggttcaatatttttaatgacaaaCCCGAGTATTATCCATCTTGGAAGGACAGTTTCATGAAAATAGTCAAAGAGATTGATGCAGATTCAAGTGAGGAAATAGACCTATTGTTAAAGTGGACTGGTCCTAGTTCTAAAACACAAGTTCAAAGTATCAAAGCTGCGAATACTAACAATCCGTCAAGAGCTCTCAAACTTATCTGGGAGAGATTAAATGAAAGGTATGGTAGCCCAGAGCTTATCGATAGTGCACTCAAGACAAAACTAGCAGCTTTTCCGCGCATTACAAACAAAGATTATTTTAAGTTGTATGATCTGTCAGACATCTTGTCAgagatatcatctgtgaaagaAAATGACAATTACAAGGTtatattttcctattttgacTCATCAGTTGGTGTAACGCCAATCGTAGCTAAGCTTCCATATCAACTTCAAGAACGATGGACTAGTATGGCCGTTAATTATaacgataaaaacaaaacaatatatccGCCATTTCATGTATTTGCTCAGTTTATTCAGCAACAAAGTAAGGTAAAGAACAATCCAAGTTTTTTATATGACAGTCAACAGGCAAACACTGGTTTTAAGGATAAACTACCAACAACAAAAGGGAAACTTAATGACGTTCGTACCAGGAAAACAGACTTCGCTGAAACAAAAAATGAGAGGAGTCAAAGTGTCGATCCTCGTGAGAAATGTTTGATTCATGGTACAAACCATACACTTAATGATTGTAGAACATTCAAGTCAAAGCCAATACAAGAACGTAGACAATTTTTGAAGTTGAACAAATTATGTTTCGGATGTTGCTTGTCAGCATCACATTTCAAACGGAACTGTCCTAACGCAATCAAATGTGGGGAGTGTGGAAAAACAGATCATCCTACAGCACTGCACATAAAAAATCGAGATCAACAGTCTACAGAGCCATCAGGTCATGGCGGGGAGCCTGTTGATGTGGAACATGAAGTTCAAACTCCTATACAATCAGCATGCACACAGATTTGCATGGATAAATTTGGTGGCAAATCATGCGCAAAGATAATACCGGTAGAAGTGTATCGTAGTGACAATCCTGATAGAAGGCTAAAAGTATATGCTTTAATGGACGATCAATCGAATAGGACTTTAGGAAAATCGGAACTCTTCGATTACTTTGGATCAACGAGTGTCTCTGATTTTACCTTGTCAACATGTTCCGGAAAATCTCAAGCATCTGGTCGAAAGCTTAGTGGTTTAGTCGTCGAGTCATTAGATAAACAAACTCAATTACATGTGCCTGACATTTTAGAGTGTAACCTCATTCCAGATTCTAAAGACGAAATACCTACTCAAGaagttgttttgtttcataatcATCTCAGTGATCTCGTGGAATTTATCGAACCTCTTGACGAAGAGTCCGAAATCTTGCTCTTAATTGGACGTGATCTCATTTCTGCTCATCACGTGCTTGATCAAAGAATTGGATCTGGGAATGCGCCTAATGCACAAAAACTTCCTCTGGGATGGACAGTTATTGGTGAAACTTGTCTCGGAAAACTGCACTATCCAGACGAAACTCGTGTTAAAAAGACATACTTACTTTCTTCCGATAGAATATCGATATTTCCACCGTGTACAAGTGAACTTAAAATTGATGAAGTGCGTACACTTGAAGTTAATGAAAGTGCATACGACAACATTGGCAAAGATGTGTTTATTCGCCGTCCTGATGATGATAAACCTGGACTGTCTCGTGATGACAGAGAATTTATAGAATCTATGGATACAAACTTTTGGAAGGACTCAAGTGGTAATTGGTCCGCCCCATTACCGTTTCGACAAGATCGTCAAGTTCTACCAAATAACAGAAATCTAGCATGGAAAAGAGCCAAAGGTCTAGATGCAAATCTTCGCAAAGATCTTCAGAAGCGTGAACATTTCTTCACTTTCATGAATACAATTCTAGAAAAGGGTCATGCTGAGAAGGCCCCACATATCAACGATGATCAGGAACAATGGTATTTGCCAATATTCGGGGTTTATCACCCCAAGAAACCTGGGAAACTTCGTGCTGTGTTTGATTCCTCTGCACAATTTGATGGCGTGTCTCTTAACAATGTGTTGCTTAGTGGACCAGATTTGACGAATAATCTAATCGGTGTTTTGCTCCGCTTCCGTAGGGAGCAAGTGGCCATCATGGGCGATATAGaacaaatgttttacagttttaaaGTTGATGAAAAACACAGAGACTATCTACGATTTTTCTGGTACACCGACAATGATTTTGACAAACCTCTAACAGTGTATCGCATGTGTGTGCACGTATTCGGCAATAGTCCTAGTCCTGCTATTGCGTCATACGGACTTAGAAAAACTGCCATGGAAGGAGAAAATGAGTTTGGCTCCGATATGCTTGATTTTGTCACTAGAGATTTCTACGTTGATGATGGTTTAACTTCGAAACCTTCTAGCGCCGAAGCAATTGATCTCATGAAGAGAACTAAGTCAGCTTTAAAATCTATTGGTAACATTCGACTACACAAGATATCTTCAAATGTTGAGGAAGTTATGCATTCGTTTGATAATGAAGATCTTGCAAAGAGTCTTAAGGATCTCGACCTTAGTTCCGATATTCTTCCAATACAACATAGCCTTGGTATGAACTGGGACCTTGAAACTGATACTTTCATGTACTACATCGATAGAGATGTCAAACCGTATACTCGTCGAGGATTATTGTCAACTATAAACAGTATATTTGATCCTCTTGGATACTTAGCGCCAGTAACTATTAAAGGAAAATTACTGCTCAGATCAGTTATGACAGGACAGATCATGTGGGATGAACCGTTACCGGAAGAGGTTTACAACGAGTGGGAATCTTGGAGAACGTCACTATTTGATTTGGAAACAGTAAAATTCAAAAGGATGTTTGTACCTACTTCATTTACTTTAGCGAAAACAAGGAAGATACACATTTATTCAGACGCATCAGAGAAGGCAATAGCCGCAGTTGGTTACATACAACTAGATGACGATAAGAATTTTGGTTTTATTATGGGAAAGGCAAAGGTTGCACCCAGTCACAGTCATACGATTCCACGCTTAGAACTATGTGGAGCTTTGCTAGCAACAGAAATAGGACAAACAATATCCGACCAGTTAGATATACCTTTGTCTGATATTCAGTATTATACCGACAGTAAAGTTGTACTAGGGTACATCTTCAATTCATCACGACGATTTTACAATTATGTTTCAAACCGTGTTGCGAAAATCCACACAGTGTCAAATTCCGAGCAATGGTCTTATGTGCATACAGATGGCAACCCAGCCGATCTGGCAACTCGATCAATAATTCCTTCGAAATTAGAAAATAGTATATGGCTATCTGGTCCGGTGATAAAAAAGGATGCCGATCAAACTATTGAAAGATTTTCTCTCATCAATCCTGACACAGATAAAGAAATACGTCCTGACATTACAACTAGAAAAACAACGAGTCTCGAGAAACTCTCCTTAGGATCACAACGATTCGAAAGATTTGGAAACTGGAAGTCACTTGTTAGATCAATTGCGCTGATAAAGAACTTTCTTGTTAATAGAATCTCAAAGGAAACTAGGTGTCGATTCAGGGATGCAGAGATGTTCGTTGTTGGAGTTGTGCAAAACGAGTTTTTTTCAGACGAAATCGATTGTATTAAAAATGGCAAGCCACTACATGGAAATAGTGCACTGTTGCAGTTAAGTCCATTTATCGACAATGAAGGCATTCTGCGTGTTGGTGGGCGTATCAAAATGGCAAATGTACAACCCGATGAAAGGAATCCAATCTTAATACCTAGTAAACATTGGATTGCAACTTTGATAATTCGTTACTTTCATCAAAGGATAAAACACCAAGGAAGACAATTTACATCAGGAGCAATACGAACAGGAGGATACTGGATATTAGGTGAAAAGCGTCTTGTTTCATCAATAATTTACAAGTGTATAACTTGCCGCAAGCTTCGAAGGCATACCGAACAACAAAAAATGGCTGACTTGCCTGAAGACCGTGTGATCCCTGAAACACCATTTACATCTATAGGGATTGACACCTTTGGACCTTGGTCCGTCATAAGCCGACGCACTAGAGGTGGCGTTGCGAATTCAAAGCGTTGGGCCGTCATTTTTACATGTCTAGTCACAAGAGGTGTTCACCTAGAAGTAGTGGAGGAAATGACTTCCTCGTCGTTTATTAACGCCTTTAAACGTTTCATAGCTATTCGAGGGGAAGTAAAACTAATTAGGTCTGACAGAGGTACTAATTTCGTCGGAGCCACTGACCAACTTGGTATTGATAGTATCAATGTAGAAGATGGAccaataaagaaacatttatatgATAATGGCATAGAGTGGCATTTTAATTCACCTCATTCATCTCATATGGGAGGTATATGGGAAAGAATGATAAAAACAACGCGATCAATCCTCGACTCTATGTTATCTGAACTTCCTGGAAAAGAACTATCACATGAAGTGTTAGTAACATTGTTAGCGGAAGTGTCTGCGATAATTAACTCCAGGCCTTTAACATGTGTACCTACGGACTCTGATGACCCATTACCTCTCACACCTAATCTTATCATCACTCAAAAGCCTAGTGTATTAATTCCAAAGGATGTGTCATTCGATTGTAAAGACATGTATTATGCACAGTGGAAGCGTGTACAATACCTTTCGAACGTTTTCTGGAAACGTTGGCGAGTGGAATACTTGCAAACTTTACAAGTTCGACAGAAATGGACTCAAGAAAGAGAAAACATTCAAGAAGGAGATGTCGTGTTGCTTAAGGACAACCAAGTTAATCGCTTAAGTTGGCCAATGGGAATAGTCACTAAAACATTCCCTAGTGCTGACAATTTAGTACGTAAGGTAGAAATTCGTATAGTGCGTACTGTGGACAAAGACTGTGTGAAACCAGCTTTCTTCATTAGACCAGTGACAGAACTTGTGCTATTGTCAAGGACTTATGAATAGTGTAGTGGCATAAATAGCATGCCAGACGGGGAGTGTACTGACTCGTCCGTAATTATTTCATGATGTTTCCGAAAGTTGACTTACATTTACTATCTTCTTCGTTACTTTCCCCTCTTTTGTAATTTCCCCATATTTACATGCTCACGTTGATGATTCAGCATCATTTATTGATATATCTGCCAGATTCCGGCACAGTGTAAGTTTGTAGCATATTGACAATCTAAAGAACTTTTTATTGTaaacatatataacatgtatagagaTTTGATGACGTATAAAACGTTGGGTAAATGACAATGATGACAAAATATGCCACGTCACcagattatttgttttattgtttcacaACCGTTTGTTATTACTTGTAAACACATAGAGACAACATTTACACTATAAAAATGTtctataaacattaaaataccctttttggtattttttgtatGATTCATAGCACCCCCCTCATTTCGATATTTTTAAAGTATGGAAAGCAATTCGTGTCATTATTTACATACATAATTTTTGATACTTGTCGAGTTTTCAACACATTAAAAGCTGTACACACCAGTTTCGACTCGCAGTTATGTTACAAACTTGATATATTGTTAATACTTGTATTTTTATGTGAATGTATGGAACACAATTAGTGTCATAAGccaactttgtatttttgtatgttatGGCAAATCTTTTTGATTGATAGGTTTTATATTgagtttttatttgttctttcaGCTTTTTACCGTTTGATGTTCACGTTCAGTTTGGAGTTATACTTACCTGTCAACATTTGTAATCATTCATTGAGCACCAGCATACCTTTGTTATTCATGCTACATTGTGTTAATAGAGTGgattatatgacaataaataaaacGGTTATCTTTAATGAAGTCCATTATTTAATGCCCGCAAAGAATAGATGGGAGTCATTACATCACTAATTAAACAACAGTGTGCACATGGTCTggttaaaatatcatacatcATATCAATGGCAGATCCAGTCgtttttaaggttcatcataaggaattgaaaaatatggccgtgtttacacctcaaaaattactatgagtacagCCAAACTGGTACATtcaggaaagttttaaggcatggcaggaactagatatataaaagttatatgaagtctacgtttcagaaaatgaaaaacttacctgcattttgatgtgcatttttttccagtctgcagaagatagcaaaataaacaaacacccgagtttcatttgagacggtccactcagttacacagtttaaacctgttaaatcacctattgtttacaggtgtctattgtccatctattgtccatttaaatcaatactactcacaacattgattatatgaggggagcttctcaatcgttttcactacttagttaatttttgcaccttctgcaggaacgaaaaaaaaatggatagcaaaatctagaaaagttaCTAATTTTCTgtaacataaaatgcatttaaaatttatatatctagttcctgtcatcccttaaaactgttgcaggtgtataggttagtctgtactcagagtaaaatttggggtgtaaatacggccattttagccaaaaggttatgatgaaccttaaaagGGGTGTTCCTTACCAAGGATAAAAAGGGGGTTCATAACCCAGGATAAAAGGAACGctccaaccatatgtccccattcaaaagcGGGGGATCCCAACCCCCGTAACCCAACCTCCCTGGACTCGCTACTGCATACAACGCGTACGATTTGACATATATACAGGAACTAACATGCATTTCGTTTCGTCAAGTTTCTTTGTCATTTACAcaaaatcttcttttattcatCAACAGCTGGTAACctatagtccagtcaaactaagatttaacctcaaactaattgcaacagaaaatgtttgagttctaatctatagtattatgccctttatatacacagaaaaaagtcccataaaatctaacctgcggaaaactcaaaatcagcattttaaatttcctatggaaattaacattgggaggggagataactcttgcaaaaattagcctttttttgtcagtttttggtagtttttcttgaaatttatgtatagCATGATACTTTGATgtggttataagtttgtatttgactaaattatataatcttctgctcatgaaatgtacaaaaccgaagtgttatgggtagtttaattttttttttggtacattttttattaaagaaattgcaaatttgaagctttgtaaccattttgaaaaaataatgtgaaaatttggtattgtttatctctgtatattatattttttcagcaacttacttatcttaagaaactttaaaacacaaaaagaagaatacatgcttaattatttttatcaaatttgagattctttaccttgacatgttggaaaattcaataaatggtcaactaataaattacgaaatctagattatagcttgataaaatatatgaaaacacctttagagttgtttgttatactctaaagaccgcttagaaatcaagaatcaatacattctgatgaatagaagcgataaagttataattttgtatcaatttttattgatatttctgcctttttacaagagttatttcccttttcaatgcaaatctccataggaattctaaatggtgatttttttagttttcctcaagttagtttttatgggacttttttctgtgtatatttggggtataatgctaaagatcaaaacttaaaaatcttctgttgcaattactttcaggttagggtcaaatttatgctagattgactgga is part of the Mytilus trossulus isolate FHL-02 chromosome 13, PNRI_Mtr1.1.1.hap1, whole genome shotgun sequence genome and encodes:
- the LOC134694767 gene encoding uncharacterized protein LOC134694767; this encodes MTGQIMWDEPLPEEVYNEWESWRTSLFDLETVKFKRMFVPTSFTLAKTRKIHIYSDASEKAIAAVGYIQLDDDKNFGFIMGKAKVAPSHSHTIPRLELCGALLATEIGQTISDQLDIPLSDIQYYTDSKVVLGYIFNSSRRFYNYVSNRVAKIHTVSNSEQWSYVHTDGNPADLATRSIIPSKLENSIWLSGPVIKKDADQTIERFSLINPDTDKEIRPDITTRKTTSLEKLSLGSQRFERFGNWKSLVRSIALIKNFLVNRISKETRCRFRDAEMFVVGVVQNEFFSDEIDCIKNGKPLHGNSALLQLSPFIDNEGILRVGGRIKMANVQPDERNPILIPSKHWIATLIIRYFHQRIKHQGRQFTSGAIRTGGYWILGEKRLVSSIIYKCITCRKLRRHTEQQKMADLPEDRVIPETPFTSIGIDTFGPWSVISRRTRGGVANSKRWAVIFTCLVTRGVHLEVVEEMTSSSFINAFKRFIAIRGEVKLIRSDRGTNFVGATDQLGIDSINVEDGPIKKHLYDNGIEWHFNSPHSSHMGGIWERMIKTTRSILDSMLSELPGKELSHEVLVTLLAEVSAIINSRPLTCVPTDSDDPLPLTPNLIITQKPSVLIPKDVSFDCKDMYYAQWKRVQYLSNVFWKRWRVEYLQTLQVRQKWTQERENIQEGDVVLLKDNQVNRLSWPMGIVTKTFPSADNLVRKVEIRIVRTVDKDCVKPAFFIRPVTELVLLSRTYE